The Scylla paramamosain isolate STU-SP2022 chromosome 27, ASM3559412v1, whole genome shotgun sequence genome contains the following window.
AGAAgtcggttagagagagagagagagagagagagagagagagagagagagagagagagagagagagagagagagagagagagagagagagagatatgataatggggaggaagataaacgaggaggaggaggaggaggaggagaaggaagtggaggagagcagcttaaatttatgaatgagggtaaatgaagatgataaataaagacgaggaggaataaaggacaTAATGCAAACTACAATACAGTGGTCGTCCTAAACATTGTCGGCGGAGAAAACGGTATCCGTTTGAAGGATCAAAACGCGCGCGCTTTTCTTGGCGGGCATCAGGTGCTTTAAATTTAATTCCCCTGATTCATTGTGGTGTTCTTGGGTAACACCACGAGGCTCCCCACCCCATGGTAGGAAAAGCATCCCCATACCATCAACGAATCAGGGAACCTGACGGCAGGAGCAGTGTAGCGGGGGTCAAGGGGATCGCTGCCTGGGCGCCGGTACACGCGACCTTGACTGCTGGCTGTCACTTTGAATCTTGACTCGTCGCTCCACAGCACGCCACGCCACTGCTCGATAGTCCAGTCCTTCATCCTGTCACAAAATGCAAGTCTCTTCTCTTGCTGGGCTACAGAAACCACAGGCTTGGGGCGCGCTGCATAACTCAGGTACTGGAGGTCGTCGTGGATACGGCGCGATAATGTCCTCACAGACACATTACTCAGCAATCCAAAGttgtcttcccttatttttctggcTGATACTCGTGGATTGCGTTCAAGTTCAAGATGTACCACCCTCAGGGTTCGTAGGGAAGTTTTGCGGGTGTTTCCTGGTGGTTTCCTCTTCGCGGGTATTTTGTTGCCGCCCATTTCAGCCATGCGCCTCACGTATCGTTGAACTTGACGGACACTGACACCCGTCTGGTCAGAGATAGCCCGTGTGGAGTGCCCAGCCTTGTGGAGAGATGAGATGGCTACGATGTCATCCCGTGACAACATCTGGTAGCGCACCATTGTGCAGGACAACAGCTAAACAGGAGAGTAACTGCAAGCCAGTGTGGGGGGGTGGCGCGGGAGGACAGCAACAAAACAGCCCCCAATCAGAGTGATTGACAGGCGCCTGTCACTTCTTCCCGCCTTAGCAAGCTGCCCAACACCCCGGGTGaggtgccagatgtgtgataaCTGAATTTAAAGCACCCGAGGCCCGCCAAGGAAAGCGCGCGCGTTTTGATCATTGAAACGGACACCGTGGTCTCCCGCGACAATGTTTATGGCGAGCACTGTATgtaaataaaaggatgaaagggaggaaacagaacacaatattttttttccttccttcttcctcttccttttattttattttattttattttccttcctctttcctttccataattcacgttttttgttttctttaatcacaatgagagagagagagagagagagagagagagagagagagagagagagagagagagagagagagagagagagagagagagagagcgcattcctttcattccttttcattcattcatcacgcATTCACCAGAACACCACTTATTCGCttcccgcctccccctcccccacctctctctccctccctccctccccactctccctctctccccccttaccGTCCGGCGCGTGAGTTTAGCCAGCCGCTGAAATGTGACTGCTGAAAAGCGAcattttgttgaggctgaatgAAAATgtctgaaactctctctctctctctctctctctctctctctctctctctctctctctctctctctctctctctctctctctctctctgggatggaAAGCTGAACAAAGCAGAGCAGAGcggaacagatagatagataggtaggtagagagagagagagagagagagagagagagagagagagagagagagagagagagagagagagagagagagagagagagagagagagagagagagagagagagagcaacaagatgaattatataaaatgttttacacacacacacacacacacacacacacacacacacacacacacacacgtttccgtTGATagctttaaagagagagagagagagagagagagagagagagagagagagagagagagagagagagagagagagagagagagagagagaaagcggtgATCGTGTTGCAGGAATCCTTCCATGGCTTCCTTTACGAGAATCCTTTATCATTGCCCTCAGAATTAAAGGAACAACATGGATCCTTTGCAGGTCAGCGGCCAGGACTGTGCTCTTCAACCCTTTGATTCTGAGCCCTTTGTAGAGTTAGTCATTTGTCTGtaatcctttgtttttttagtcCTTTTACAGGGTTAGTCATTTGTCTGTAACCCTTTGTTTAGTTGTTTATTCCTTAATCCTTTGCTGTTTAGTACTTTACAGCATACatgttaattattgttattattatcattattattacttgtcatcagagagagagagagagagagagagagagagagagagagagagagagagagagagagagagagagagaatacgtatgGTGATGCTTGTTTTCATataatacttttcctcctcctcctcctcctcctcctcctccctcctcctcctcctcctcctcctcctcctcctgctaccgtcacacacagcatcacagtTCACGGGTTTCCCAGATCCAGAAATAACATCTTTTCGTCTCGCCTACTGTAAACACCTCTACAACACCactccattatctctctctctctctctctctctctctctctctctctctctctctctctctctctctctctctctctctctctctctctctcacgttagtTACAGTACACattatactcctcctcttttttcagcatttctttctctctcttttatttccaccatatcacatcaccatcatcaacaccaccaacaccaccaccattcatcactttattcctcctcctcctcctcctcctcctcctcctcctcctcctcctcctcctcctcctcctcttccaagcaGACTTCTCCCATtacaaaagattaagaaaattaagttataacagaaaaaaagttgagagagagagagagagagagagagagagagagagagagagagagagagagagagagagagagagagagagagagagagttttcatctCTTAATTAACTGGGGTGTTTGAGCTAGATCGGAAGATGCTCCTTTGATTTTTATCTCCactacaccttccttccttccttccttccttccttccttccttccttccttctcatctttatctttaccTGCTCTTTCCCTAATTTTTATAATCaaattgtctttcttttttccttctatctttgtgttccttccttccttccttccttccttccttccttccctccctccttccttccttcattctgatCTTCTTACCTGCTCCTTTCCTAATTCcatggagagaaaatgtatgggaagatcttagtagtagtagtagtagtagtagtagtagtagtagtagtagtagcagtagtagtagtagtagtagtaagaacagcTGTAGTACTAATAACgggagaatagtagtagtagtagtagtagtagtagtagtagtagtagtagtagtagcagtagtagtagtagtaagaacagcTGTAGTACTAATAACgagagaatagtagtagtagtagtagtagtagtagtagtagtagtagcaccaataTCAGAAGTccgtaataacaacaacagcaacaataaaacaaacactcaaacaaacaaacaaacaaacaaacaaacaaacaaacgaccCACCATTCACTCGTATCATTTCAACCCGATTCGCTTCGTCTTCAATTTTTCGAAGCATCATtccacacaacactcactctcgctctctctctctctctctctctctctctctctctctctctctctctctctctcgcaggcgCTGAGTTGACGTGAGtgggcagaggaagaagaagtagaagaagaggaagaggaagaagaggaagaggaggagagggaaggaagatctgAGCTGCGGATAAGGTAAAGATTCAAaggttattatgtgtgtgtgtgtgtgtgtgtgtgtgtgtgtgtgtgtgtgtgtgtgtgtgtgtgtgtctttagggAATGAGAAAGGTCAGAAGTTTAGGTTAGCTCacccttacgagagagagagagagagagagagagagagagagagagagagagagagagagagagagagagagaacaaagccaatgtcaatctctctctctctctctctctctctctctctctctctctctctctctctctggagttgaagcattaaagtaaaaaaaagagagagagagaggaattatcgGCAGGACTTTAGTGTGTGGGAAGTGAGTGTGACTTAAGTTTAATAATCCAAGCTTAAAACTTTGCCTCACTCCAGTCAATAACACTTAGCGGGACTCCAACTACTACCGAGTGAATTAcgtgggtgctctctctctctctctctctctctctctctctctctctctctctctctctctctctctctctctcttctttctttctctttgtaagTTATGCGCAGATCTTCccttccccgtgtgtgtgtgtgtgtgtgtgtaataataataataataataataataataaacggtttgttatttaggcagttaacaaactgaaaatgtacatagggggtggggaaaaacttaacaatgcgaggcgcgtcaggcggcagcatgtgtctgagacgtggatgatgcagcagtccccttccaaacttctccagagcctctcggtgcctggtggatagtctggacagactcagggtggtcagggcttcttcataggtggtgtatgcagggccaaggatgaccctgcacgcccttttctgcacactctctagctgtagctgttgagtgtgtgtgagggaggaggaccacgctggggaggcgtacatgagtttggggaggatgaaggtgaggtacaccccccttaactcatctgtcggcgtccccagcgacctgagtctgcgcagcatgtacagctgtaggtagcggatctcacggtgctggcgacatgctgctgccaggtcagctggtcgtccaccgtgactcagagaagcttggcacattggaccacctggagggggtgagggcccactgtgagccggggagggggcactggtacagaggaggtacagaaatgcatcaccacagttttgctgtggttgatggtcatcctgctctcctctgtccacgtctgcagtcgctccagaattgcttgcagtggcgagtagtccgggttcttggtggaaactgggacgcccacggtgcagtcgtccacatacttccagcgatgaggggtgtcggtgagggcgtcgttgatgaggaggaggaagcatagaggacccatcttggtcccctgggggactccacatgtcagctgttggaaattagagacagagccctgatagcgaacggcctgacgtctccctgtgaggaagtcggctagacacgctatcaggttaggagggagacccagacttactgccttgctgatgacaacagtgtgatcaacaagatcaaaggcttttttttttttttttttttgtgtgtgtgtgtgtgtgtgtgtgtgtgtgtgtgtgtgtgtgtgtgtttgaggaatTGTTAACTGAACGTCCTTAAGAATATATATTAGGTCTTAGCTCTGATGCCACGTCACCTTATTAatcagtaatactaataatatcaacacacaaacacacacactctctctctctctctctctctctctctctctctctctctctctctctctctctctctctctctctctctctctctattggttgaaaaggtcaaattttctgagagagagagagagagagagagagagttttctttttctctctctccttcctttctctctctctctctctctctctctctctctctctctctctctctctctctctctctctctctctctctctctctctctctcattattattattattattattattattattattattattattttgcttagagagagagagagagagagagagagagagagagagagagagagagagagagagagagagagagagagagagagagagagagagagatagatgaaagcaagaaaggagacgggaatggggagggagaggggggagaatggggcatggggaggtggggggaaggggagaaatatGATATCCCTGGTGTTGGGTCCCCCCAGTGAGTGTcagcacctcccctccccctcactctctcccccccttatctcccctcccctcacacgtGCCTCACACAAATactataacattctctctctctctctctctctctctctctctctctctctctctctctctctctctctctctctctctctctctctctctcagaaaatttgaccttttcacccaatagagagagagagagagagagagagagagagagagagagagagagagagagagagagagagagagagatgtaggggtGGTTGTTGTCAGCGTGAGGTCAAGGGCTATCGTCTGG
Protein-coding sequences here:
- the LOC135114390 gene encoding uncharacterized protein LOC135114390, which codes for MVRYQMLSRDDIVAISSLHKAGHSTRAISDQTGVSVRQVQRYVRRMAEMGGNKIPAKRKPPGNTRKTSLRTLRVVHLELERNPRVSARKIREDNFGLLSNVSVRTLSRRIHDDLQYLSYAARPKPVVSVAQQEKRLAFCDRMKDWTIEQWRGVLWSDESRFKVTASSQGRVYRRPGSDPLDPRYTAPAVRFPDSLMCDEEVFENAGQHLTTLTNIE
- the LOC135114506 gene encoding uncharacterized protein LOC135114506 translates to MCQASLSHGGRPADLAAACRQHREIRYLQLYMLRRLRSLGTPTDELRGVYLTFILPKLMYASPAWSSSLTHTQQLQLESVQKRACRVILGPAYTTYEEALTTLSLSRLSTRHREALEKFGRGLLHHPRLRHMLPPDAPRIVKFFPTPYVHFQFVNCLNNKPFIIIIIIIIITHTHTHTRGREDLLTLTSHTLKSCR